The Marinilongibacter aquaticus genome has a window encoding:
- a CDS encoding translocation/assembly module TamB domain-containing protein, with product MIKGLKIGFKSFIFLLVLMASLGLFVLYALQWSEFQTVMAQRAAQWLSDKLGSKVTVGHVRIHWFDEIHLEDVNIKDTTGRDMIFVREVYVNAKSNLKFSREKFVEFDNNLDFVMLREPFVRLEREETGELNIDRWIANIGDKLSGENSGGGSGSFSIDEAMIERGTFEFVDPGVPRMPTNLFDYANFKIQKISGNLKNFYVHRDTVQFSGKEITGIEARSDLEIKKINTEFLYTRHKIVLDQLFAHINKSYVKDFLAFHYDKPSDLNDFNHSVRIEADLKNAELDSKDLGRFATAMYDYDERYLFSGKVSGRVDDLYLDQLNLKFGENSLLAGKMNFKGLPYVDNTMFHLELAETHVKSLDLKQYVGDDVFEKYLNKTGLLDLDGVFKGTPTHFMVDGNIVSHNLGRVTGKLSYDFEEKSEVPIYTANIESAQIDLKKLTDNTLLKQLKFAGNIRGVGNQLSNASFDLDGKVAEVYFNGYTYSNIQIDGLLRAAKFDGNIDIRDPNLDADIAGQIDFNPEQTSYNIKGKLKQARLRELGFAKDNVRLQTSFDFDFDGDKLDDWIGQAAFENTFAYTEDQNLVVDQLVFSSRQTENGRFMGLESEFFDADIQGDFVPSMLITDLLQLQKEYALFFEGTEEDRDVYYAQKRADSTAHELNARYRLDFKDPDNFFAFLLPEFYISHEAKITGEVRVQSTSQFMFYVQADTIRYAENSFFDNEIDFYSSKSWLSPEVLTSLVVQSENQRFANKVETEQIDIGAAWGEGGTIDFDGAIRQKDAENKAQLFGRITFDHTGFNIKMNPRNSLVDLLDYEWRFDPENRIIIEGQEIQFENFRISNEEQSIALSGFVSPDSTKQLFAAINHFDLRAMKALAALEIEGIADGDVSMSNYYGNTILLSNGTVTDFRYKNILVGNVSAVVDWDNAINKMKIRSKVDRLGVEIMNVNGTYDPGEEDGVRLTGKLDDADLEIFGTFVDDIFSDIQGLADGELKISGNPRDLVTRGQVAIRNGRLRIRSTGAYLYFEDTILFTEEGFVAKPGGFKVYDAPVNGHEAYLTGGIFNGGQGLYMLGLHAYMKDPEGFLLLNTNDQDNDTFYGRAYVSGDLHILGGLSDVLITANLESKRNTKISIPLDGDASIDTEKEAIPFAEKPQELSDEENEEKKESRNTGTAGLKLAFNLTFTPDAECEILIDRRNNDQLNVFGNGRLSLEYDTRDDNFTLSGPYTVTSGKYNFSFQNLASLRKFDILNGSSITWNGNPYNATLDIKAAYTANVDMSSIWSTSAGQTSADLDHTRYPVEVVLDITDQLESPTIGYDLNFDQNRIPNAHHTDLFAFEQRLRDDEQYLSKNVSFLIAFNSLYSENTAFNVQNELLFENLSSLLSNQIGNLANKLDPNLELGVSLGDFRQNVLTNMQVNVSYKFLNNRAKFSGRSSYSNGFSDQYSTYINQGQLTVGGELEYMLSADGVWRLKVHSRSVPSSNYSYTLTNSASGNVLVSGVNLFFSRNFNHLFRRDRNFPKGVGRKEEEEESEAVPMRK from the coding sequence TTGATCAAGGGACTGAAAATAGGGTTTAAATCTTTCATCTTTTTACTGGTGCTTATGGCCAGTTTGGGACTGTTTGTGCTCTATGCCCTTCAATGGTCAGAATTTCAGACGGTAATGGCACAAAGGGCAGCCCAGTGGTTGTCTGATAAGCTGGGTTCAAAAGTTACCGTGGGGCATGTGCGAATTCATTGGTTCGATGAAATTCACCTCGAAGATGTCAATATCAAGGATACCACTGGCCGCGACATGATTTTCGTGCGTGAGGTGTATGTCAATGCCAAAAGCAATCTGAAGTTTTCACGTGAGAAATTTGTCGAATTCGACAACAATCTGGATTTCGTGATGCTTAGAGAACCCTTTGTGCGTTTGGAAAGAGAAGAAACGGGAGAATTGAATATCGATCGCTGGATTGCCAATATTGGAGATAAACTCAGCGGTGAAAACAGCGGAGGCGGATCGGGAAGTTTCAGTATCGATGAGGCCATGATCGAAAGGGGCACTTTCGAATTTGTAGATCCGGGAGTGCCGCGTATGCCCACGAACTTGTTCGATTACGCGAATTTCAAGATTCAGAAAATATCCGGAAATCTGAAGAATTTCTATGTGCACCGCGATACCGTACAGTTTTCGGGAAAGGAAATTACCGGCATAGAAGCCCGAAGCGATTTGGAGATCAAGAAAATCAACACGGAGTTTTTGTACACACGACATAAAATTGTGTTGGATCAACTTTTTGCCCATATCAATAAATCATATGTGAAGGATTTTCTGGCTTTTCATTACGATAAGCCCAGTGATTTGAACGATTTCAACCACAGTGTGCGGATAGAGGCTGATTTGAAAAATGCGGAGCTCGACAGCAAGGATTTGGGTCGATTTGCTACGGCCATGTACGATTACGATGAACGATACCTCTTTTCGGGGAAAGTTTCGGGGCGTGTAGATGACCTGTATCTCGATCAATTGAATTTGAAATTTGGCGAGAATAGCCTTTTAGCGGGCAAAATGAATTTTAAGGGATTGCCTTATGTCGACAATACGATGTTTCATCTTGAATTGGCCGAAACACATGTAAAGAGTCTGGATTTGAAGCAATACGTGGGGGATGATGTTTTCGAAAAATACCTAAACAAAACGGGATTGCTCGATTTAGATGGCGTTTTCAAAGGAACGCCAACACATTTTATGGTCGACGGGAATATTGTTTCTCATAATTTGGGACGTGTGACGGGTAAGCTCAGCTATGATTTTGAGGAGAAAAGCGAAGTGCCCATTTATACGGCAAATATCGAATCCGCTCAGATCGACCTGAAAAAACTAACCGACAACACGCTGCTGAAACAGTTGAAGTTTGCGGGCAATATTCGGGGCGTGGGAAATCAACTCAGCAATGCCAGTTTCGACTTGGACGGCAAAGTGGCTGAGGTGTATTTCAACGGTTACACGTATAGCAATATTCAAATTGATGGCCTGCTGAGAGCCGCCAAATTCGATGGCAATATTGATATTCGCGACCCCAATCTCGATGCAGATATTGCAGGGCAAATCGACTTCAATCCCGAGCAAACTTCTTACAACATAAAGGGCAAATTAAAACAGGCCCGTTTGAGAGAGCTTGGTTTTGCCAAAGACAATGTCCGCCTGCAAACAAGTTTTGATTTTGATTTCGATGGAGATAAGTTGGACGATTGGATTGGGCAAGCGGCCTTTGAGAACACCTTCGCTTACACAGAAGATCAAAATTTGGTTGTCGATCAATTGGTATTTTCCAGTCGGCAAACGGAAAATGGAAGATTTATGGGGCTGGAGTCGGAGTTTTTCGATGCGGACATTCAGGGCGACTTTGTGCCTTCCATGCTGATTACAGATTTGTTGCAATTGCAGAAAGAATACGCTCTGTTTTTCGAAGGAACCGAAGAAGATCGCGATGTGTACTATGCACAAAAACGGGCTGATTCCACTGCCCATGAATTGAATGCCCGCTACCGATTGGACTTTAAAGACCCGGATAATTTCTTTGCTTTTTTATTGCCCGAATTTTACATCTCTCATGAGGCAAAAATTACGGGAGAAGTGCGGGTGCAGTCCACTTCTCAATTCATGTTTTATGTCCAGGCCGACACTATTCGTTATGCCGAAAATTCATTTTTTGACAACGAAATAGATTTTTATTCTTCAAAAAGTTGGCTGTCTCCAGAAGTGTTGACTTCGTTGGTTGTCCAGTCTGAAAATCAACGATTTGCGAATAAAGTAGAAACCGAACAAATTGATATTGGTGCGGCTTGGGGTGAAGGCGGGACGATTGATTTCGACGGTGCGATTCGTCAAAAAGATGCCGAAAATAAAGCACAACTTTTTGGGCGAATAACCTTTGATCATACCGGTTTCAATATCAAGATGAACCCAAGGAACAGCCTGGTCGACTTGCTGGATTATGAATGGCGTTTCGATCCGGAAAACAGAATTATTATTGAGGGGCAGGAAATTCAGTTTGAAAATTTCCGAATTTCAAACGAAGAGCAGAGTATCGCCCTCAGTGGCTTTGTGTCGCCAGACAGCACCAAACAACTTTTTGCGGCTATCAATCATTTTGATTTGCGGGCAATGAAAGCTTTGGCCGCCCTGGAAATCGAAGGGATTGCAGATGGAGACGTGTCCATGAGCAATTATTATGGCAATACCATTTTGCTGAGCAACGGTACCGTCACCGATTTCCGGTACAAGAATATTTTGGTGGGCAATGTGAGTGCGGTTGTCGATTGGGACAATGCCATCAATAAAATGAAGATACGCTCGAAAGTGGACCGTCTGGGTGTTGAGATCATGAATGTAAACGGCACCTACGATCCCGGAGAAGAAGATGGTGTTCGACTGACGGGCAAACTCGACGATGCCGATTTGGAAATTTTCGGGACTTTTGTCGATGATATTTTCTCCGATATACAAGGTTTGGCCGATGGTGAACTGAAGATTTCTGGAAACCCAAGAGACTTGGTGACACGCGGACAAGTGGCCATTCGAAACGGAAGGCTTCGCATTCGCTCTACAGGAGCCTATTTGTATTTCGAAGATACAATTCTGTTTACAGAAGAAGGTTTCGTAGCCAAGCCGGGCGGTTTCAAGGTGTACGATGCTCCCGTCAATGGGCACGAGGCCTACCTTACGGGAGGTATTTTCAATGGAGGGCAAGGATTGTATATGTTGGGGCTTCATGCCTATATGAAAGATCCCGAAGGCTTTTTGCTCTTAAATACGAATGACCAAGACAACGATACTTTTTATGGACGAGCGTATGTGAGTGGAGATTTGCATATTTTGGGTGGATTGAGCGATGTGCTGATAACGGCCAATTTGGAAAGCAAACGCAACACTAAAATTTCTATTCCTTTGGATGGCGATGCCAGTATAGATACAGAAAAGGAGGCGATTCCTTTTGCCGAAAAACCACAGGAGCTCAGCGATGAAGAAAACGAAGAAAAGAAGGAAAGTAGGAATACCGGAACTGCCGGATTAAAACTGGCATTCAATTTGACTTTCACCCCCGATGCAGAGTGTGAAATTTTGATCGACAGGCGAAACAACGACCAGTTGAACGTGTTTGGAAATGGGCGATTGAGTTTGGAATACGATACCCGCGACGACAATTTTACCTTGAGCGGCCCGTATACGGTAACCTCTGGGAAGTATAATTTCAGTTTTCAAAACTTGGCTTCCTTACGCAAATTCGACATCCTCAATGGCAGTTCGATTACATGGAATGGAAACCCCTATAATGCCACGCTCGACATAAAAGCGGCCTACACCGCAAATGTGGACATGAGCTCCATTTGGAGTACTTCGGCGGGCCAAACGAGTGCGGATCTCGACCATACCCGATATCCGGTAGAGGTGGTGTTGGACATTACAGATCAGCTCGAAAGCCCCACGATCGGCTACGATTTGAATTTTGATCAAAACAGGATACCGAATGCTCACCATACCGATTTGTTTGCTTTCGAACAAAGGTTACGCGACGACGAGCAATACCTGAGCAAGAATGTGAGCTTTTTGATTGCCTTCAATAGTTTGTACTCCGAGAATACGGCGTTTAACGTGCAAAATGAATTGCTGTTCGAAAACCTCAGTAGCCTGCTTTCCAATCAAATCGGCAATTTGGCAAACAAACTCGATCCCAATCTGGAACTTGGGGTTTCTCTTGGCGATTTTCGGCAAAATGTGCTTACCAATATGCAGGTGAATGTGAGCTATAAATTCTTAAACAACCGGGCGAAATTCAGTGGAAGGAGTTCGTATTCCAATGGTTTTTCCGATCAGTACAGTACGTATATCAATCAAGGGCAGCTTACTGTAGGCGGTGAACTTGAATATATGCTTTCGGCAGATGGCGTTTGGCGATTGAAAGTGCATTCACGCAGTGTGCCCAGTTCGAACTATTCCTACACACTTACAAACTCGGCTTCTGGAAATGTGCTGGTATCGGGTGTCAACCTTTTCTTTTCCCGCAATTTCAATCATTTGTTTCGAAGAGACAGGAATTTCCCCAAAGGTGTAGGTCGGAAAGAAGAGGAAGAAGAAAGCGAGGCTGTTCCGATGCGGAAATAA
- the rocD gene encoding ornithine--oxo-acid transaminase — protein MSRTNELIDLENQYGAHNYHPLPVVLDKGEGPFVWDVEGKRYFDFLSAYSAVNQGHCHPKIIGALKTQAEKMTLTSRAFYNSKLGEFEQFITKLFGFDKVLMMNSGVEAVETAIKLCRKWAYQKKGIPQNEAKIVFAKHNFHGRTLAAVSASTDPQSKAEFGPYLPGIEIISYNDTEALSQIIAKDDKIAGFIVEPIQGEAGVIVPHENYLKEVAAICKKANVLFIADEIQTGIARTGKMLCVDHAEVKPDILILGKALSGGVLPVSAVLANDKIMLCIKPGEHGSTFGGNPLACAVAQAALEVVLDEKLAEKAEKLGEIFRTELKEMLSDSELVKEIRGKGLLNAVEINTDEESKLAWEICLELRDRGLLAKPTHGNKIRFAPPLVIDAKQLRESIKIIAESINKFESEMASF, from the coding sequence ATGAGCAGAACGAATGAACTTATCGACTTGGAAAACCAATACGGAGCACACAATTATCACCCATTGCCGGTTGTGCTCGACAAAGGCGAAGGTCCTTTCGTTTGGGATGTAGAAGGCAAACGTTACTTCGACTTCCTTTCTGCCTATTCCGCTGTCAATCAAGGACATTGCCATCCAAAAATAATCGGAGCGTTGAAAACGCAAGCCGAAAAAATGACCCTCACTTCTCGGGCTTTCTACAATTCAAAACTCGGAGAATTCGAACAATTCATCACCAAACTCTTTGGTTTCGATAAAGTACTGATGATGAATTCGGGCGTAGAAGCTGTAGAAACCGCCATTAAACTCTGCCGCAAATGGGCTTACCAGAAAAAAGGAATCCCGCAAAATGAGGCTAAAATCGTTTTTGCCAAACACAATTTTCATGGCCGTACGTTGGCGGCAGTTTCTGCCTCCACTGACCCGCAAAGCAAAGCCGAATTCGGTCCATATCTGCCCGGAATCGAAATCATTTCGTATAATGACACAGAGGCTCTGAGCCAAATCATTGCGAAGGATGACAAAATAGCGGGCTTTATCGTGGAGCCCATTCAGGGCGAGGCTGGAGTGATCGTTCCTCACGAAAATTACTTGAAGGAAGTTGCCGCGATCTGCAAAAAGGCAAATGTCCTGTTTATTGCCGATGAAATCCAAACGGGAATTGCCCGAACTGGCAAAATGCTTTGCGTGGACCACGCCGAAGTAAAACCCGACATTCTCATTCTGGGCAAAGCCCTTTCTGGAGGTGTATTGCCCGTTTCGGCCGTTTTGGCCAATGACAAAATCATGCTCTGCATTAAACCGGGCGAACACGGCTCAACTTTCGGCGGAAATCCTTTGGCCTGTGCAGTGGCTCAGGCAGCTTTGGAAGTGGTTCTGGATGAGAAGCTTGCCGAAAAGGCCGAAAAACTCGGAGAGATATTCAGAACTGAATTAAAGGAAATGCTCAGCGATTCTGAACTCGTAAAAGAAATTCGAGGCAAGGGATTATTGAATGCCGTAGAAATAAACACCGATGAAGAATCGAAATTGGCTTGGGAGATTTGCCTGGAACTTCGCGACCGTGGACTTTTGGCCAAACCGACCCACGGCAATAAAATCCGTTTCGCTCCGCCGCTGGTCATTGATGCGAAACAACTCCGCGAATCAATAAAAATCATTGCGGAATCGATAAATAAATTCGAAAGTGAAATGGCTTCATTTTAA